A single Primulina eburnea isolate SZY01 chromosome 11, ASM2296580v1, whole genome shotgun sequence DNA region contains:
- the LOC140806066 gene encoding LEAF RUST 10 DISEASE-RESISTANCEUS RECEPTOR-LIKE PROTEIN KINASE-like 2.5 isoform X1, whose translation MRSSTIVPLHSFICTSWFLAVVLVNGATFTVVNNCTFTVWPAISGSTSLGSTGFELSNGTAQVFQAPKGWVGRFWGRTGCTFDAAGLGSCETGDCGSGQIECNGADSTAITLAEFALGSGKSTDSYYVNLVNGFNLPMMIEARDGSGKYCQSTGCTEDMNWQCPAELRTGSGNACQNACNVFRASDCGPREYSQVFKKVCPIARIFPTDDGSATLTCSAGDYDITFCPNVLSLQDEMCSRAFQCGSIRDIGYPFWGAVRPEICGFPGFELFNCEGDVPLLNIDSISYRVLGIDYDSQTLQVARQDLWETKCPVGALYSTTLDPKLFIEGYDDNNIFLYYDCTNISHPITYNKTTITYPSVNGSETHHAQTFSCNINRTQTVNFFSAGPMLGSNITCKNTISVPVNQSVPQALSADSASVNDFQDALKSGFSIRWLDNITNCEYCVRSGGVCGYDPDSVSVECKIAHGTLMNTSAVGSALDPIYHSDGSYSTYGKAGLSSVKKVMIGKCWTDHSRLFGGCMIPDLLFPIFLFSGMAALVLTVIVAAMCIIVRFKRRHHFMLQVSLQQETSPNVEIILSNENLAPKRYKYTEIQKITKSFSDKLGQGGYGSVYRGTLPSGQIVAVKILTEAKSNGEDFINEVVSFSKTSHVNIVNLLGFCNQRKRRALVYEFMANKSLDKFISTNGSLGTTCLLDWGTLYKIAVGVARGLEYLHKGCNTRIVHFDIKPQNILLDEEFCPKISDFGLAKLCKKKQSILSMDGTRGTIGYIAPEVFSRNFGGVSYKSDVYSYGMMALEMAGARNIVGLGSVQSSENYFPDKIYEETILHETKNLGAMASEEEEEAARKMFMVGFWCIQTIPSDRPSMSKVVEMLEGSLESIQIPPKPFLFTPTSLGQELSRSASGNVETESSTEKSHDC comes from the exons ATGCGTTCTTCCACCATTGTTCCGCTCCACTCTTTTATTTGCACATCGTGGTTTCTAGCAGTGGTACTTGTTAATGGCGCCACATTTACGGTCGTGAACAACTGCACTTTCACCGTTTGGCCAGCGATTTCGGGCAGTACATCACTAGGTTCAACAGGATTTGAGCTCTCCAACGGTACAGCCCAAGTCTTCCAAGCTCCAAAGGGGTGGGTAGGTCGCTTCTGGGGCAGAACAGGTTGCACCTTCGATGCCGCCGGCTTAGGCTCCTGCGAGACTGGAGATTGTGGCTCCGGTCAAATAGAGTGCAACGGCGCAGATTCTACCGCTATCACCCTCGCAGAGTTCGCCCTCGGCTCGGGAAAATCAACAGACTCCTACTACGTCAACCTGGTGAATGGATTTAACCTGCCCATGATGATAGAAGCCAGAGACGGATCAGGAAAGTACTGTCAATCCACGGGCTGCACGGAGGACATGAACTGGCAGTGCCCGGCCGAGCTGAGAACTGGAAGTGGCAACGCTTGCCAGAATGCTTGCAATGTGTTCCGCGCGTCGGACTGCGGGCCACGAGAGTATTCACAGGTGTTCAAGAAAGTGTGCCCCATCGCTCGCATCTTCCCTACCGATGATGGAAGTGCTACATTGACTTGCTCCGCCGGGGATTATGATATCACCTTCTGCCCCAACGTACTAAG CTTGCAAGATGAAATGTGCAGCAGGGCATTTCAATGCGGCAGCATCAGAGACATAGGATATCCTTTCTGGGGAGCAGTCCGTCCTGAAATATGTGGTTTTCCAGGTTTCGAGCTTTTCAACTGCGAGGGCGATGTCCCACTGCTCAACATCGATTCAATAAGCTATAGAGTCCTCGGAATCGATTACGATTCACAAACTCTACAAGTAGCAAGACAGGACCTATGGGAGACCAAATGTCCGGTGGGTGCTCTCTACAGCACAACTTTAGATCCAAAACTTTTCATTGAAGGCTATGACGACAATAACATCTTCTTGTACTATGATTGCACGAATATATCTCATCCCATAACTTATAATAAGACGACGATAACCTACCCTTCAGTAAATGGGAGTGAGACTCATCACGCCCAGACATTTTCCTGCAATATAAATAGGACCCAAACTGTAAATTTCTTCTCGGCAGGGCCAATGCTAGGGTCGAACATCACATGCAAGAATACTATCTCTGTTCCGGTAAACCAATCTGTGCCGCAGGCTTTGTCCGCTGATTCAGCTTCAGTAAATGATTTCCAAGATGCTCTCAAGAGTGGATTTTCGATCCGATGGTTAGATAACATCACTAACTGCGAGTATTGCGTTCGATCAGGTGGAGTTTGCGGTTATGACCCAGATTCAGTATCGGTTGAATGCAAAATTGCACATGGAACGCTGATGAATACGTCTGCAGTAG GTTCGGCTCTGGATCCAATTTATCATTCCGACGGTTCATACTCTACTTATG GTAAAGCTGGGCTATCTTCTGTGAAGAAGGTTATGATAGGTAAATGTTGGACCGACCATAGTCGATTATTCGGTGGTTGTATGATTCCGGACCTACTATTtcctatatttttattttcagggATGGCAGCGCTAGTTCTAACAGTTATAGTTGCTGCAATGTGTATCATAGTCCGTTTCAAAAGACGCCATCACTTCATGTTACAAGTTTCTTTACAGCAGGAAACTAGTCCAAATGTTGAAATTATACTTAGTAATGAAAACCTAGCTCCAAAAAGATACAAATATACTGAGATCCAGAAAATAACGAAGTCCTTTAGTGATAAACTCGGGCAAGGAGGATATGGAAGTGTATACAGAGGAACGCTACCAAGTGGGCAAATTGTTGCCGTCAAGATTTTGACTGAGGCAAAAAGCAATGGAGAAGATTTCATTAATGAAGTTGTCAGCTTCAGCAAAACTTCTCATGTCAATATTGTGAATCTTTTAGGATTTTGCAACCAAAGGAAGAGAAGAGCTTTAGTCTATGAATTTATGGCCAACAAATCTTTAGACAAATTCATCAGCACCAACGGATCACTCGGCACGACTTGCCTCTTGGATTGGGGAACATTGTATAAGATTGCTGTTGGTGTTGCTCGAGGTTTAGAATATCTTCACAAAGGTTGTAACACCAGGATTGTTCATTTCGACATCAAGCCTCAAAACATTCTTTTAGATGAAGAGTTTTGTCCCAAAATTTCGGATTTTGGGCTTGCAAAACTATGCAAAAAGAAGCAGAGTATTTTATCTATGGATGGGACGAGAGGAACCATTGGATACATTGCTCCTGAAGTATTCTCCAGGAATTTTGGAGGAGTTTCTTACAAATCTGACGTTTACAGCTACGGAATGATGGCTCTGGAAATGGCTGGAGCAAGAAACATTGTTGGCCTTGGATCAGTCCAATCCAGTGAAAATTATTTTCCAGACAAAATTTATGAGGAAACAATATTACATGAAACCAAGAATTTAGGAGCAATGGCAAgtgaagaggaagaagaagctGCACGGAAAATGTTTATGGTTGGATTTTGGTGCATTCAAACCATCCCGTCAGACAGGCCATCCATGTCTAAGGTTGTGGAAATGCTAGAAGGTAGCCTTGAGTCCATACAGATTCCACCAAAGCCATTTTTgtttactcctacgtcactggGACAAGAATTATCCCGGTCTGCATCAGGAAATGTTGAAACAGAAAGTTCGACTGAGAAATCACATGATTGTTAG
- the LOC140806066 gene encoding LEAF RUST 10 DISEASE-RESISTANCEUS RECEPTOR-LIKE PROTEIN KINASE-like 2.5 isoform X2, giving the protein MRSSTIVPLHSFICTSWFLAVVLVNGATFTVVNNCTFTVWPAISGSTSLGSTGFELSNGTAQVFQAPKGWVGRFWGRTGCTFDAAGLGSCETGDCGSGQIECNGADSTAITLAEFALGSGKSTDSYYVNLVNGFNLPMMIEARDGSGKYCQSTGCTEDMNWQCPAELRTGSGNACQNACNVFRASDCGPREYSQVFKKVCPIARIFPTDDGSATLTCSAGDYDITFCPNVLSLQDEMCSRAFQCGSIRDIGYPFWGAVRPEICGFPGFELFNCEGDVPLLNIDSISYRVLGIDYDSQTLQVARQDLWETKCPVGALYSTTLDPKLFIEGYDDNNIFLYYDCTNISHPITYNKTTITYPSVNGSETHHAQTFSCNINRTQTVNFFSAGPMLGSNITCKNTISVPVNQSVPQALSADSASVNDFQDALKSGFSIRWLDNITNCEYCVRSGGVCGYDPDSVSVECKIAHGTLMNTSAVGSALDPIYHSDGSYSTYGKAGLSSVKKVMIGMAALVLTVIVAAMCIIVRFKRRHHFMLQVSLQQETSPNVEIILSNENLAPKRYKYTEIQKITKSFSDKLGQGGYGSVYRGTLPSGQIVAVKILTEAKSNGEDFINEVVSFSKTSHVNIVNLLGFCNQRKRRALVYEFMANKSLDKFISTNGSLGTTCLLDWGTLYKIAVGVARGLEYLHKGCNTRIVHFDIKPQNILLDEEFCPKISDFGLAKLCKKKQSILSMDGTRGTIGYIAPEVFSRNFGGVSYKSDVYSYGMMALEMAGARNIVGLGSVQSSENYFPDKIYEETILHETKNLGAMASEEEEEAARKMFMVGFWCIQTIPSDRPSMSKVVEMLEGSLESIQIPPKPFLFTPTSLGQELSRSASGNVETESSTEKSHDC; this is encoded by the exons ATGCGTTCTTCCACCATTGTTCCGCTCCACTCTTTTATTTGCACATCGTGGTTTCTAGCAGTGGTACTTGTTAATGGCGCCACATTTACGGTCGTGAACAACTGCACTTTCACCGTTTGGCCAGCGATTTCGGGCAGTACATCACTAGGTTCAACAGGATTTGAGCTCTCCAACGGTACAGCCCAAGTCTTCCAAGCTCCAAAGGGGTGGGTAGGTCGCTTCTGGGGCAGAACAGGTTGCACCTTCGATGCCGCCGGCTTAGGCTCCTGCGAGACTGGAGATTGTGGCTCCGGTCAAATAGAGTGCAACGGCGCAGATTCTACCGCTATCACCCTCGCAGAGTTCGCCCTCGGCTCGGGAAAATCAACAGACTCCTACTACGTCAACCTGGTGAATGGATTTAACCTGCCCATGATGATAGAAGCCAGAGACGGATCAGGAAAGTACTGTCAATCCACGGGCTGCACGGAGGACATGAACTGGCAGTGCCCGGCCGAGCTGAGAACTGGAAGTGGCAACGCTTGCCAGAATGCTTGCAATGTGTTCCGCGCGTCGGACTGCGGGCCACGAGAGTATTCACAGGTGTTCAAGAAAGTGTGCCCCATCGCTCGCATCTTCCCTACCGATGATGGAAGTGCTACATTGACTTGCTCCGCCGGGGATTATGATATCACCTTCTGCCCCAACGTACTAAG CTTGCAAGATGAAATGTGCAGCAGGGCATTTCAATGCGGCAGCATCAGAGACATAGGATATCCTTTCTGGGGAGCAGTCCGTCCTGAAATATGTGGTTTTCCAGGTTTCGAGCTTTTCAACTGCGAGGGCGATGTCCCACTGCTCAACATCGATTCAATAAGCTATAGAGTCCTCGGAATCGATTACGATTCACAAACTCTACAAGTAGCAAGACAGGACCTATGGGAGACCAAATGTCCGGTGGGTGCTCTCTACAGCACAACTTTAGATCCAAAACTTTTCATTGAAGGCTATGACGACAATAACATCTTCTTGTACTATGATTGCACGAATATATCTCATCCCATAACTTATAATAAGACGACGATAACCTACCCTTCAGTAAATGGGAGTGAGACTCATCACGCCCAGACATTTTCCTGCAATATAAATAGGACCCAAACTGTAAATTTCTTCTCGGCAGGGCCAATGCTAGGGTCGAACATCACATGCAAGAATACTATCTCTGTTCCGGTAAACCAATCTGTGCCGCAGGCTTTGTCCGCTGATTCAGCTTCAGTAAATGATTTCCAAGATGCTCTCAAGAGTGGATTTTCGATCCGATGGTTAGATAACATCACTAACTGCGAGTATTGCGTTCGATCAGGTGGAGTTTGCGGTTATGACCCAGATTCAGTATCGGTTGAATGCAAAATTGCACATGGAACGCTGATGAATACGTCTGCAGTAG GTTCGGCTCTGGATCCAATTTATCATTCCGACGGTTCATACTCTACTTATG GTAAAGCTGGGCTATCTTCTGTGAAGAAGGTTATGATAG ggATGGCAGCGCTAGTTCTAACAGTTATAGTTGCTGCAATGTGTATCATAGTCCGTTTCAAAAGACGCCATCACTTCATGTTACAAGTTTCTTTACAGCAGGAAACTAGTCCAAATGTTGAAATTATACTTAGTAATGAAAACCTAGCTCCAAAAAGATACAAATATACTGAGATCCAGAAAATAACGAAGTCCTTTAGTGATAAACTCGGGCAAGGAGGATATGGAAGTGTATACAGAGGAACGCTACCAAGTGGGCAAATTGTTGCCGTCAAGATTTTGACTGAGGCAAAAAGCAATGGAGAAGATTTCATTAATGAAGTTGTCAGCTTCAGCAAAACTTCTCATGTCAATATTGTGAATCTTTTAGGATTTTGCAACCAAAGGAAGAGAAGAGCTTTAGTCTATGAATTTATGGCCAACAAATCTTTAGACAAATTCATCAGCACCAACGGATCACTCGGCACGACTTGCCTCTTGGATTGGGGAACATTGTATAAGATTGCTGTTGGTGTTGCTCGAGGTTTAGAATATCTTCACAAAGGTTGTAACACCAGGATTGTTCATTTCGACATCAAGCCTCAAAACATTCTTTTAGATGAAGAGTTTTGTCCCAAAATTTCGGATTTTGGGCTTGCAAAACTATGCAAAAAGAAGCAGAGTATTTTATCTATGGATGGGACGAGAGGAACCATTGGATACATTGCTCCTGAAGTATTCTCCAGGAATTTTGGAGGAGTTTCTTACAAATCTGACGTTTACAGCTACGGAATGATGGCTCTGGAAATGGCTGGAGCAAGAAACATTGTTGGCCTTGGATCAGTCCAATCCAGTGAAAATTATTTTCCAGACAAAATTTATGAGGAAACAATATTACATGAAACCAAGAATTTAGGAGCAATGGCAAgtgaagaggaagaagaagctGCACGGAAAATGTTTATGGTTGGATTTTGGTGCATTCAAACCATCCCGTCAGACAGGCCATCCATGTCTAAGGTTGTGGAAATGCTAGAAGGTAGCCTTGAGTCCATACAGATTCCACCAAAGCCATTTTTgtttactcctacgtcactggGACAAGAATTATCCCGGTCTGCATCAGGAAATGTTGAAACAGAAAGTTCGACTGAGAAATCACATGATTGTTAG
- the LOC140805625 gene encoding protein FAR1-RELATED SEQUENCE 5-like produces the protein MNTLEEAYLLYCQYAHAKGFSVRKGEQRCFSHTDELQSKEFNCSCEGLKDEKRSSKKIPIYQKLLTRTNCKAKLKISRENGGQWIVSRFVEEHNHEMFAHDQTHLLRSARNISHAKKSTLKAMVNAGISVSAAVSFMENEACGSENLGFTRKDAYDHMSRLKKHTKVDNGDATALIKYFINTANKENYFYWNVQLDDGDWVMNFFFRDYRSAVDYENFGDVLSIDTTYRTNKYNLICAPFVGINHYMQNVMFGLAFMSDETESSFEWLFTTFLDSMNGKQPQTIFSDQCQAMMNAIETVFPHSHHRLCQWHINQNAPSHFGSLNGDSTFKQLWYKCMTYCESEDEFEATWKYMIDTYNLDDHRWLNGMYRLREKWATAFSSGRFSAGLLATSRSEATNMTLKKACNKMSSLYEFVMNYAKIQNDWRNKEKTEDTRCRHGKPAQILKNHPLLINAAEVYTISIYQLFEIELVNSLNCKFVEPPSCFGNDWNWLEVKVKSHDENSRVRHVVFNKQSHEIKCSCHKFETMGILCKHALMMFNCMDVTVLPDSYILKRWMKNVRNRIKYDFEECCSGGGGDHVSEMVFVNQIMRSMYDLTQLSKPQEDARKILYRLVAIAKDEISNLVQNLSVDDETPCDDITSKGYMAKVCVRNPLTAKEKGVTNANITRHWDTKRNKRKERGKTKISSTKGAKRKGQSSQDAINIQESKSIPSQQHSNVSLSQYPFAYPQFPSQFGHDQHFFQYSNQMKDNTNFSSSGMMNLFSYQFGSHHSSQGQDCDN, from the exons ATGAACACTCTTGAAGAAGCTTATTTATTGTATTGTCAATACGCACATGCCAAGGGATTTAGTGTAAGGAAGGGTGAACAACGATGTTTTTCCCATACGGATGAACTTCAATCAAAGGAATTCAATTGCTCATGTGAAGGTTTGAAAGATGAAAAAAGATCTAGTAAAAAGATTCCAATTTATCAAAAACTGCTCACTAGAACTAATTGTAAAGCCAAATTGAAGATTTCAAGAGAAAATGGGGGACAATGGATAGTGAGTAGATTTGTGGAAGAGCATAACCATGAGATGTTTGCACACGATCAAACTCACTTGTTAAGATCGGCACGCAATATATCACATGCAAAAAAGTCTACTCTAAAAGCTATGGTAAATGCTGGAATATCTGTCTCTGCTGCTGTTTCTTTCATGGAAAATGAAGCATGTGGGTCAGAAAATTTGGGTTTTACTAGAAAGGATGCATATGATCATATGAGTCGACTGAAAAAACATACCAAAGTTGATAATGGAGATGCCACTGcgcttattaaatattttataaatacagCGAATAAAGAGAATTACTTTTACTGGAACGTGCAATTGGATGATGGCGATTGGGTGATGAACTTTTTCTTTAGGGACTATAGAAGTGCGGTTGATTATGAAAATTTTGGTGATGTTTTGTCGATTGATACAACATATAGAACAAATAAGTATAATTTGATCTGTGCTCCATTTGTTGGTATAAATCACTATATGCAGAATGTGATGTTTGGCTTGGCCTTTATGTCAGATGAAACCGAAAGTTCTTTTGAATGGTTGTTTACAACATTTCTTGATTCTATGAATGGAAAGCAACCTCAAACTATTTTTTCAGATCAATGTCAAGCTATGATGAATGCCATCGAAACAGTTTTTCCACATTCACATCATCGTTTATGTCAGTGGCATATAAATCAAAATGCTCCTTCACACTTTGGGAGTTTAAATGGAGATTCAACTTTTAAACAGTTATGGTATAAATGCATGACTTATTGTGAATCTGAAGATGAATTTGAGGCCACATGGAAATATATGATTGATACATATAATTTGGATGATCATAGATGGTTGAATGGGATGTACAGACTCAGGGAAAAATGGGCTACTGCCTTTAGTAGTGGAAGGTTTAGTGCGGGACTTTTGGCTACTTCGAGGAGTGAGGCCACAAATATGACTTTGAAAAAGGCATGTAACAAAATGAGTTCTTTGTATGAATTTGTGATGAATTATGCGAAAATTCAAAATGATTGGCGGAATAAGGAAAAGACAGAGGATACTCGTTGTCGTCATGGTAAGCCTGCAcagattttgaaaaatcatccattgTTGATTAATGCTGCCGAGGTTTACACGATTTCCATATACCAGTTATTTGAAATTGAATTGGTTAATTCTTTGAATTGCAAATTTGTTGAACCACCATCTTGTTTTGGCAATGATTGGAATTGGCTTGAGGTCAAAGTAAAATCTCATGATGAAAACTCGAGGGTTAGACATGTGGTGTTCAATAAGCAGAGTCATGAAATAAAATGTAGTTGTCATAAGTTTGAGACAATGGGGATTTTGTGTAAGCATGCTTTGATGATGTTTAACTGTATGGATGTCACTGTTTTGCCCGATAGTTATATTTTGAAAAGGTGGATGAAGAATGTAAGAAATAGAATTAAATATGATTTTGAAGAATGTTgtagtggtggtggtggtgatcATGTATCTGAGATGGTGTTTGTCAACCAAATAATGAGATCGATGTatgatctaactcaactgagCAAACCTCAAGAGGATgcgagaaaaatattatatagaTTGGTTGCCATAGCAAAAGATGAAATCTCTAATCTTGTCCAGAATTTGAGTGTCGATGATGAGACACCGTGTGATGATATTACAAGTAAAGGTTACATGGCTAAAGTATGCGTACGTAACCCACTTACTGCTAAAGAAAAAGGAGTTACAAATGCAAATATCACACGACACTGGGATACTAAGagaaacaaaagaaaagaaaggggaaaaacTAAAATTTCAA GCACAAAAGGAGCCAAAAGAAAGGGGCAAAGTTCACAAGATGCCATCAACATACAGGAAAGTAAATCTATACCATCACAACAACATTCAAATGTCTCACTATCACAATATCCGTTTGCATATCCTCAATTTCCATCTCAATTTGGGCACGATCAACATTTTTTCCAGTATTCAAATCAAATG AAAGACAATACAAACTTCTCTTCAAGTGGtatgatgaatttattttcgTATCAATTTGGGAGTCATCATTCATCACAA GGACAGGATTGTGATAATTGA